Proteins from a genomic interval of Kitasatospora herbaricolor:
- the hisC gene encoding histidinol-phosphate transaminase, translated as MSGTAAQGPRLRPTLDGIPTYKPGKPAGADAYKLSSNENPYEPLPGVLDAAVAAAGSFNRYPDMAVSELTEELAARFGVPAEHIATGTGSVGVAQSLILATAGPGDEVIFAWRSFEAYPIITQVAGATPVPVPLTATEDHDLDAMLAAITERTRLIFVCNPNNPTGNAIRRAELERFLDAVPAEVLVVVDEAYIEFIRDAEVPDGIELYRDRPNVCVLRTFSKAYGLAGLRVGFAVAHEPVATALRKTAVPFGVSRLAQDAAVASLRAEDALLVRVEALVEERARVLAALTGQGWTVTDSQANFVWLRLGERTLDFAAACGAAGVIVRPFPGEGVRVTIGEVAGNDIFLATAESFRKSL; from the coding sequence GTGAGCGGTACGGCAGCGCAGGGCCCCCGGCTGAGGCCGACCCTGGACGGCATCCCCACCTACAAGCCCGGCAAGCCCGCCGGAGCCGACGCCTACAAGCTGTCCTCCAACGAGAACCCGTACGAGCCGCTGCCCGGCGTGCTCGACGCGGCGGTGGCGGCGGCCGGCTCGTTCAACCGGTACCCCGACATGGCGGTGTCGGAGCTGACCGAGGAGCTCGCGGCACGCTTCGGCGTCCCGGCCGAGCACATCGCCACCGGCACCGGCTCGGTCGGCGTGGCCCAGTCGCTGATCCTGGCCACGGCGGGCCCCGGCGACGAGGTGATCTTCGCCTGGCGCTCCTTCGAGGCCTACCCGATCATCACCCAGGTCGCCGGCGCGACCCCCGTCCCGGTGCCGCTCACCGCCACCGAGGACCACGACCTCGACGCGATGCTCGCCGCGATCACCGAGCGGACCAGGCTGATCTTCGTCTGCAACCCGAACAACCCCACCGGCAACGCGATCCGCCGCGCCGAGCTGGAGCGCTTCCTGGACGCCGTCCCCGCCGAGGTCCTGGTCGTGGTCGACGAGGCCTACATCGAGTTCATCCGCGACGCCGAGGTGCCCGACGGCATCGAGCTCTACCGCGACCGCCCGAACGTCTGCGTCCTGCGCACCTTCTCCAAGGCGTACGGCCTGGCCGGGCTGCGGGTCGGCTTCGCCGTCGCCCACGAGCCGGTCGCCACCGCGCTGCGCAAGACCGCCGTCCCGTTCGGCGTCAGCCGGCTCGCCCAGGACGCGGCGGTCGCCTCGCTGCGCGCCGAGGACGCCCTGCTGGTCCGCGTCGAGGCTCTGGTCGAGGAGCGGGCCCGGGTGCTCGCCGCCCTCACCGGACAGGGCTGGACGGTCACCGACTCGCAGGCCAACTTCGTCTGGCTCCGGCTCGGTGAGCGCACCCTGGACTTCGCCGCCGCCTGCGGCGCGGCAGGTGTGATCGTCCGCCCGTTCCCGGGCGAGGGCGTCCGGGTCACCATCGGCGAGGTGGCCGGCAACGACATCTTCCTCGCGACCGCCGAGAGCTTCCGCAAGTCGCTGTAG
- the hemC gene encoding hydroxymethylbilane synthase: MSSAELIRIVSRSSPMALAQVERVRAELAALHPGIRTEVVPVTTSGDRWMGDLAQLGGKGAFTKEVDAALLAGEADLAVHCVKDVPADRPLPAGTVFAGFLKRDDIRDALVHPAGRTLDELPAGARIGTSSVRRRAQLAVSHPHLECVPMRGNANRRLEKLADGEADALLLAVSGLERIGRPDLITEVLPVETMCPPIGAGVLGLQCREDDTRTIDIVSGLGDADAWRETTAERMFLHVLQGHCNSPIAGYAKAERDGRLSLRARVFSPDGKTVLDAHEWAGPLDPATLGTSVAVALLRQGARELIDTIPH, from the coding sequence ATGTCCTCCGCCGAACTGATCCGCATCGTCTCCCGCTCCTCCCCCATGGCCCTCGCCCAGGTGGAACGGGTCCGCGCCGAACTGGCCGCGCTGCACCCCGGGATCAGGACGGAGGTCGTCCCGGTCACCACCTCGGGTGACCGCTGGATGGGGGATCTCGCGCAGCTCGGCGGGAAGGGCGCCTTCACCAAGGAGGTCGACGCCGCGCTGCTCGCCGGCGAGGCCGACCTCGCGGTGCACTGCGTCAAGGACGTGCCCGCCGACCGGCCGCTCCCCGCCGGGACGGTCTTCGCCGGGTTCCTCAAGCGGGACGACATCCGGGACGCCCTGGTCCACCCGGCCGGCCGGACCCTCGACGAGCTCCCCGCCGGGGCCCGGATCGGCACCTCCTCGGTGCGCCGGCGGGCCCAGCTCGCCGTCTCGCACCCGCACCTGGAGTGCGTGCCGATGCGCGGCAACGCCAACCGCCGGCTGGAGAAGCTCGCCGACGGCGAGGCCGACGCCCTGCTGCTGGCCGTCTCGGGCCTGGAGCGGATCGGGCGGCCCGACCTGATCACCGAGGTCCTGCCGGTCGAGACGATGTGCCCGCCGATCGGCGCGGGCGTCCTCGGCCTGCAGTGCCGCGAGGACGACACCCGCACCATCGACATCGTCTCCGGGCTGGGCGACGCCGACGCCTGGCGGGAGACCACCGCAGAGCGGATGTTCCTGCACGTGCTGCAGGGCCACTGCAACAGCCCGATCGCGGGCTACGCCAAGGCCGAGCGGGACGGGCGCCTCTCGCTGCGGGCCCGGGTCTTCTCCCCCGACGGCAAGACCGTGCTGGACGCCCACGAGTGGGCCGGGCCGCTCGATCCCGCCACCCTGGGCACCTCGGTCGCGGTCGCGCTGCTGCGCCAGGGCGCGCGGGAGCTGATCGACACCATCCCGCACTGA